In the Cololabis saira isolate AMF1-May2022 chromosome 7, fColSai1.1, whole genome shotgun sequence genome, one interval contains:
- the cul4b gene encoding cullin-4B isoform X2, which yields MFPTGLSSPNPQPPPTQEVRPASTDVKNGSGNITSPKKRKINGSEREESSDTISSSPPKTLTYSSPSSSSCSPTSLHIQKKLRFEDSVDLIGLGVKMAEEAAAAAASSCSNNKSKAMFLPGGAGHHANGLSKSAASGTFSSSKPGAAKKLVIKNFREKPKLPENYTQETWQKLKEAVEAIQNSTSIKYNLEELYQAVENLCSHKISAKLYKQLRAVCEDHIKAQIDQFREDALDSVLFLKKIDKCWQDHCRQMIMIRSIFLFLDRTYVLQNSMLPSIWDMGLELFRFYIISDLKVQSKTIDGILLLIERERNGEAIDRSLLRSLLSMLSDLQIYQDSFEQRFLEETNRLYAAEGQRLMQEREVPEYLHHVNKRLEEEADRVITYLDQSTQKPLIATVEKQLLGEHLTATLQKGLTHLLDENRIQDLSLLYQLFSRVRGGVQVLLQHWIEYIKAFGSTIVINPEKDKTMVQELLDFKDKVDHIIDVCFLKNEKFVNAMKEAFETFINKRPNKPAELIAKHVDSKLRAGNKEATDEELEKMLDKIMIIFRFIYGKDVFEAFYKKDLAKRLLVGKSASVDAEKSMLSKLKHECGAAFTSKLEGMFKDMELSKDIMIQFKQCQNIPGNIELTVNILTMGYWPTYVPMEVHLPAEMVRLQEIFKTFYLGKHSGRKLQWQSTLGHCVLKAEFKEGKKELQVSLFQTLVLLMFNEGEEFTLEEIKLATGIEDSELRRTLQSLACGKARVLTKIPKSKDVEDGDKFSCNNDFKHKLFRIKINQIQMKETVEEQASTTERVFQDRQYQIDAAIVRIMKMRKTLSHNLLMSEVYNQLKFPVKPADLKKRIESLIDRDYMERDKENSNQYNYVA from the exons ATGTTTCCAACAGGTTTATCTTCCCCTAATCCCCAACCACCGCCAACCCAGGAGGTTAGACCCGCGTCCACCGATGTCAAAAACGGCAGTGGTAACATCACATCTCCGAAGAAGAGGAAGATAAACGGCTCCGAGAGGGAAGAAAGCAGTGACACGATCTCCTCCTCGCCTCCCAAAACCCTCACTTATTCctccccgtcctcctcctcctgctctcccaCCTCGCTTCACATCCAGAAGAAGTTGAGGTTCGAGGACTCGGTGGACTTAATTGGACTGGGTGTGAAAATGGCTGAAGAggctgccgccgccgccgcttcTTCGTGCTCCAATAACAAAAGCAAAGCCATGTTCCTGCCCGGCGGCGCGGGCCACCACGCCAACGGGCTGAGCAAGAGCGCAGCCTCCGGCACCTTCTCCAGCAGCAAGCCCGGGGCCGCCAAGAAACTAGTCATCAAGAACTTCAGAG AAAAGCCCAAGTTGCCTGAGAACTACACACAAGAAACCTGGCAGAAGCTGAAAGAAGCAGTGGAGGCCATACAGAACAGCACTTCAATCAAGTACAATTTAGAGGAGCTTTACCAG gcTGTTGAAAACCTCTGTTCCCATAAGATATCTGCCAAGCTTTACAAACAGCTGAGGGCTGTGTGTGAAGACCACATCAAGGCACAAATTGATCAATTCAGAGA GGATGCCTTGGACAGTGTGCTTTTCCTGAAGAAAATTGACAAGTGCTGGCAAGATCATTGCAGACAAATG ATCATGATTAGgagtatatttttgtttttggatcGCACTTATGTTTTACAAAATTCAATGCTGCCATCAATCTG GGACATGGGTCTGGAGCTGTTCAGGTTCTACATCATCAGCGATCTGAAGGTCCAGAGTAAAACCATTGACGGGATTCTGTTGCTCATCGAGAGGGAGAGAAATGGAGAGGCCATAGACCGCAGTCTCCTGaggagcctgctgagcatgctgTCTGACCTTCAA ATTTATCAAGACTCTTTTGAGCAGCGCTTTTTGGAGGAAACCAATCGACTGTATGCTGCGGAGGGACAGAGGctgatgcaggagagagag gtaCCAGAATATCTCCACCATGTCAACAAACGCTTAGAGGAGGAGGCCGACAGAGTAATCACATATCTTGACCAGAGCACACA aaaACCACTCATTGCTACTGTGGAAAAGCAGTTGCTGGGTGAACATCTTACTGCAACTCTCCAAAAAG GGCTGACTCACCTGCTGGATGAGAACAGGATTCAGGATTTGTCTCTTCTCTATCAACTCTTCAGTCGAGTGCGAGGTGGTGTTCAAGTGCTCCTGCAGCACTGGATAGAGTACATTAAG GCTTTTGGAAGCACAATCGTAATCAACccagaaaaagacaaaacaatggTGCAAGAATTGCTGGACTTCAAGGATAAAGTGGATCACATCATTGATGTGTGCTTCCTGAAGAATGAGAAGTTTGTCAACGCCATGAAGGAGGCGTTTGAAACGTTCATCAACAAACGGCCAAATAAACCCGCAGAACTCATAG CAAAACATGTTGATTCAAAGCTGAGAGCAGGAAACAAAGAAGCAACAGATGAAGAACTGGAGAAGATGCTTGATAAGATCATGATTATCTTTAGATTCATCTATG GTAAAGATGTGTTTGAGGCCTTTTATAAAAAGGATCTGGCAAAGAGGTTGCTGGTCGGAAAAAGTGCCTCAGTAGATGCAGAAAAATCGATGTTGTCAAAACTGAAACATG aatgtgGAGCAGCATTCACCAGCAAACTAGAAGGAATGTTCAAGGACATGGAGCTTTCTAAAGACATCATGATTCAGTTCAAACAG TGCCAAAACATTCCCGGTAATATTGAGCTGACGGTGAACATCCTCACTATGGGCTACTGGCCAACCTACGTCCCCATGGAAGTGCACCTGCCTGCTGAG ATGGTGCGACTCCAAGAGATCTTTAAGACTTTCTACCTGGGCAAACACAGTGGCAGGAAGCTGCAGTGGCAGTCAACACTAGGTCATTGTGTCTTAAAAGCTGAATTTAAAGAG GGCAAGAAGGAGCTTCAGGTGTCACTGTTTCAAACACTTGTGTTGTTGATGTTTAACGAAGGAGAAGAGTTCACCCTGGAAGAAATCAAACTGGCAACAGGAATAG AGGATAGCGAACTGCGCCGGACGCTGCAGTCGCTTGCTTGTGGAAAAGCACGCGTCCTCACCAAAATCCCAAAAAGCAAAGATGTGGAGGATGGAGACAAGTTTTCTTGCAATAATGATTTCAAACACAAGCTCTTCAGGATCAAGATTAACCAGATTCAGATGAAAGAAACG GTGGAGGAACAAGCAAGCACAACAGAAAGAGTCTTTCAGGACCGTCAGTATCAAATCGATGCTGCTATTGTGCGGATCATGAAAATGAGGAAGACTCTGAGCCATAATCTCTTGATGTCTGAGGTTTACAACCAGCTCAAGTTCCCTGTTAAG CCTGCTGACCTAAAGAAGAGGATAGAGTCTCTCATTGACAGGGACTACATGGAGCGTGACAAGGAGAACTCCAACCAATACAACTATGTGGCCTAG
- the c1galt1c1 gene encoding C1GALT1-specific chaperone 1 — translation MLSEGSSFMKGMIMGGLFCLVLSLMTSFTPKSESTADEHHHHHVKAASKEELKHFSDSQVEELHNQVRVFCAIMVQPKTLVYWATTMDTWSKHCDKAVFYTSESSKALDAIDLKEKDDWARLRKALKHAYENAGDLRWFFVAQPTTFAIIENLKYLVLTKDPDEPFYLGKAVKSGELEYVAFDSGIVLSYEALKRLVHVFQDEEKCPERGRALWKLSEDKQLAVCLKYTGVFAENGEDAHGKGLFNSQSADSLIADSLKDHPTDVVGSCCSDMAVTFGGMSPNQMQVLMFGVYRLRPYGHDFHDSLAFYPPEGSDND, via the coding sequence ATGTTATCTGAGGGGAGCTCGTTCATGAAGGGGATGATTATGGGAGGTCTTTTCTGCTTGGTGCTGTCGCTCATGACCAGTTTTACTCCCAAAAGTGAGTCCACAGCAGATGAGCACCATCATCACCACGTCAAGGCAGCAAGTAAAGAGGAGCTCAAACACTTCTCTGACAGTcaagtggaggagctgcacaaTCAAGTCCGGGTCTTTTGCGCCATCATGGTCCAGCCAAAGACCCTTGTTTATTGGGCGACTACTATGGACACTTGGAGCAAACATTGTGACAAGGCTGTGTTTTACACCTCAGAGTCCTCTAAGGCCCTCGACGCAATAGACCTTAAAGAAAAGGATGACTGGGCCAGGTTGCGTAAAGCTCTGAAGCATGCTTATGAGAATGCCGGGGACCTGCGCTGGTTCTTTGTGGCACAGCCAACTACATTTGCCATCATTGAAAATCTCAAGTACCTTGTACTCACAAAGGATCCAGATGAACCGTTCTACTTGGGAAAAGCCGTGAAGTCTGGAGAGCTTGAGTATGTGGCATTTGATAGTGGCATTGTTTTAAGCTACGAAGCTCTGAAAAGACTGGTACATGTGTTCCAGGATGAGGAAAAATGTCCAGAAAGAGGACGTGCCTTATGGAAGCTGAGTGAAGACAAGCAGCTGGCCGTGTGTCTCAAATATACAGGTGTGTTTGCAGAGAATGGAGAGGACGCACACGGAAAGGGTCTGTTCAACAGCCAGAGTGCCGACAGCTTGATCGCTGACAGCCTGAAGGATCACCCAACTGATGTGGTGGGGTCCTGTTGTTCCGACATGGCAGTCACGTTCGGAGGGATGTCCCCAAATCAGATGCAAGTTCTGATGTTTGGAGTTTATAGACTTCGTCCATACGGGCACGATTTCCATGACTCGTTAGCATTTTACCCACCAGAAGGTTCAGACAATGACTAG
- the lamp2 gene encoding lysosome-associated membrane glycoprotein 2 isoform X3, which yields MSRCAAAVLSLGILFQLSHGLEVNVTKDGKLCLYANLMINFSVSYEGKDNKTHTATFELPPTANPDDSKCDETASTLTLKFGEGHSWSMDFSKKDAFYQADNVTFTYNLSDSTTFPNSASNETRNVTAKPQITEVVQDTCYSCRSTDTIEAPMVNMTLWNVLMQAFVINGSKSGTISPCDADKSTTSAPPTTHATNATTVAPTTNGTTPAPIPTTTPTPTLPTPSDGTYMLKADENSTACLLANFGLRIRFEQGGQFQEMNLEPNLTKASGFCGVNSSELVLESAAMTINFTFTNDTKKFHLHALNVTAKTGSGEFTDVNTNMSVWEAAVGSSYMCNKEQNYTITKQLTLYTFNLRVQPFGVKKGGFSTAHECSLDDTSILIPIIVGAALAGLILIVVIAYVIGRRKTYVGYQTL from the exons ATGTCCCGGTGTGCTGCAGCAGTCCTGTCCCTGGGGATCC TATTCCAACTGTCACATGGACTCGAGGTGAATGTCACAAAAGATGGCAAACTGTGCCTCTACGCAAATCTGATGATCAACTTCTCTGTCTCCTATGAAGGAAAAGACAACAAG ACTCAtacggccacgtttgaacttCCTCCTACTGCCAATCCAGATGACAGTAAATGTGACGAGACTGCATCGACGCTGACCTTGAAATTTGGAGAAGGACACTCCTGGAGTATGGACTTCAGCAAGAAGGACGCATTTTACCAGGCAGACAACGTAACCTTTACTTACAACCTCAGTGACTCCACCACCTTCCCAAACTCAGCGTCAAACG AAACTCGTAATGTGACTGCGAAGCCTCAAATTACAGAAGTTGTCCAGGACACGTGCTACTCCTGCAGAAGTACAGACACAATTGAAGCTCCGATGGTCAACATGACCCTGTGGAACGTCCTCATGCAGGCCTTTGTCattaatggcagcaaaagtgGGACCA TAAGCCCTTGTGATGCCGATAAATCGACGACTTCTGCTCCCCCCACTACTCATGCGACCAACGCCACAACTGTAGCACCTACCACGAACGGCACCACCCCGGCCCCGATCCCCACCACCACCCCGACACCCACCCTCCCCACACCCAGCGATGGGACGTACATGCTTAAGGCTGATGAGAACAGCACCGCGTGTCTGTTGGCCAACTTTGGCCTGCGGATTCGTTTCGAGCAAGGAGGA CAATTTCAGGAGATGAACCTTGAACCTAATCTTACCAAAGCCTCTGGATTTTGTGGCGTCAATAGCAGTGAGCTGGTTTTGGAGTCTGCTGCGATGACCATAAATTTCACATTCACCAAT gacACAAAGAAATTCCACCTCCATGCTCTGAACGTCACAGCAAAGACGGGCTCCG GTGAGTTTACTGACGTGAACACCAACATGAGTGTGTGGGAGGCGGCTGTCGGCAGCTCTTACATGTGCAACAAGGAGCAGAACTACACCATCACCAAGCAGCTCACCCTCTACACCTTCAACCTACGAGTGCAGCCATTTGGAGTGAAGAAAGGTGGTTTCAGTACAG CCCATGAATGTTCATTGGATGACACCAGCATCTTAATCCCAATCATTGTTGGCGCTGCTCTGGCTGGCTTGATTCTCATTGTAGTAATCGCTTACGTGATTGGTCG
- the cul4b gene encoding cullin-4B isoform X1, whose protein sequence is MFPTGLSSPNPQPPPTQEVRPASTDVKNGSGNITSPKKRKINGSEREESSDTISSSPPKTLTYSSPSSSSCSPTSLHIQKKLRFEDSVDLIGLGVKMAEEAAAAAASSCSNNKSKAMFLPGGAGHHANGLSKSAASGTFSSSKPGAAKKLVIKNFREKPKLPENYTQETWQKLKEAVEAIQNSTSIKYNLEELYQAVENLCSHKISAKLYKQLRAVCEDHIKAQIDQFREDALDSVLFLKKIDKCWQDHCRQMIMIRSIFLFLDRTYVLQNSMLPSIWDMGLELFRFYIISDLKVQSKTIDGILLLIERERNGEAIDRSLLRSLLSMLSDLQIYQDSFEQRFLEETNRLYAAEGQRLMQEREVPEYLHHVNKRLEEEADRVITYLDQSTQKPLIATVEKQLLGEHLTATLQKGLTHLLDENRIQDLSLLYQLFSRVRGGVQVLLQHWIEYIKAFGSTIVINPEKDKTMVQELLDFKDKVDHIIDVCFLKNEKFVNAMKEAFETFINKRPNKPAELIAKHVDSKLRAGNKEATDEELEKMLDKIMIIFRFIYGKDVFEAFYKKDLAKRLLVGKSASVDAEKSMLSKLKHECGAAFTSKLEGMFKDMELSKDIMIQFKQYMQCQNIPGNIELTVNILTMGYWPTYVPMEVHLPAEMVRLQEIFKTFYLGKHSGRKLQWQSTLGHCVLKAEFKEGKKELQVSLFQTLVLLMFNEGEEFTLEEIKLATGIEDSELRRTLQSLACGKARVLTKIPKSKDVEDGDKFSCNNDFKHKLFRIKINQIQMKETVEEQASTTERVFQDRQYQIDAAIVRIMKMRKTLSHNLLMSEVYNQLKFPVKPADLKKRIESLIDRDYMERDKENSNQYNYVA, encoded by the exons ATGTTTCCAACAGGTTTATCTTCCCCTAATCCCCAACCACCGCCAACCCAGGAGGTTAGACCCGCGTCCACCGATGTCAAAAACGGCAGTGGTAACATCACATCTCCGAAGAAGAGGAAGATAAACGGCTCCGAGAGGGAAGAAAGCAGTGACACGATCTCCTCCTCGCCTCCCAAAACCCTCACTTATTCctccccgtcctcctcctcctgctctcccaCCTCGCTTCACATCCAGAAGAAGTTGAGGTTCGAGGACTCGGTGGACTTAATTGGACTGGGTGTGAAAATGGCTGAAGAggctgccgccgccgccgcttcTTCGTGCTCCAATAACAAAAGCAAAGCCATGTTCCTGCCCGGCGGCGCGGGCCACCACGCCAACGGGCTGAGCAAGAGCGCAGCCTCCGGCACCTTCTCCAGCAGCAAGCCCGGGGCCGCCAAGAAACTAGTCATCAAGAACTTCAGAG AAAAGCCCAAGTTGCCTGAGAACTACACACAAGAAACCTGGCAGAAGCTGAAAGAAGCAGTGGAGGCCATACAGAACAGCACTTCAATCAAGTACAATTTAGAGGAGCTTTACCAG gcTGTTGAAAACCTCTGTTCCCATAAGATATCTGCCAAGCTTTACAAACAGCTGAGGGCTGTGTGTGAAGACCACATCAAGGCACAAATTGATCAATTCAGAGA GGATGCCTTGGACAGTGTGCTTTTCCTGAAGAAAATTGACAAGTGCTGGCAAGATCATTGCAGACAAATG ATCATGATTAGgagtatatttttgtttttggatcGCACTTATGTTTTACAAAATTCAATGCTGCCATCAATCTG GGACATGGGTCTGGAGCTGTTCAGGTTCTACATCATCAGCGATCTGAAGGTCCAGAGTAAAACCATTGACGGGATTCTGTTGCTCATCGAGAGGGAGAGAAATGGAGAGGCCATAGACCGCAGTCTCCTGaggagcctgctgagcatgctgTCTGACCTTCAA ATTTATCAAGACTCTTTTGAGCAGCGCTTTTTGGAGGAAACCAATCGACTGTATGCTGCGGAGGGACAGAGGctgatgcaggagagagag gtaCCAGAATATCTCCACCATGTCAACAAACGCTTAGAGGAGGAGGCCGACAGAGTAATCACATATCTTGACCAGAGCACACA aaaACCACTCATTGCTACTGTGGAAAAGCAGTTGCTGGGTGAACATCTTACTGCAACTCTCCAAAAAG GGCTGACTCACCTGCTGGATGAGAACAGGATTCAGGATTTGTCTCTTCTCTATCAACTCTTCAGTCGAGTGCGAGGTGGTGTTCAAGTGCTCCTGCAGCACTGGATAGAGTACATTAAG GCTTTTGGAAGCACAATCGTAATCAACccagaaaaagacaaaacaatggTGCAAGAATTGCTGGACTTCAAGGATAAAGTGGATCACATCATTGATGTGTGCTTCCTGAAGAATGAGAAGTTTGTCAACGCCATGAAGGAGGCGTTTGAAACGTTCATCAACAAACGGCCAAATAAACCCGCAGAACTCATAG CAAAACATGTTGATTCAAAGCTGAGAGCAGGAAACAAAGAAGCAACAGATGAAGAACTGGAGAAGATGCTTGATAAGATCATGATTATCTTTAGATTCATCTATG GTAAAGATGTGTTTGAGGCCTTTTATAAAAAGGATCTGGCAAAGAGGTTGCTGGTCGGAAAAAGTGCCTCAGTAGATGCAGAAAAATCGATGTTGTCAAAACTGAAACATG aatgtgGAGCAGCATTCACCAGCAAACTAGAAGGAATGTTCAAGGACATGGAGCTTTCTAAAGACATCATGATTCAGTTCAAACAG TATATGCAGTGCCAAAACATTCCCGGTAATATTGAGCTGACGGTGAACATCCTCACTATGGGCTACTGGCCAACCTACGTCCCCATGGAAGTGCACCTGCCTGCTGAG ATGGTGCGACTCCAAGAGATCTTTAAGACTTTCTACCTGGGCAAACACAGTGGCAGGAAGCTGCAGTGGCAGTCAACACTAGGTCATTGTGTCTTAAAAGCTGAATTTAAAGAG GGCAAGAAGGAGCTTCAGGTGTCACTGTTTCAAACACTTGTGTTGTTGATGTTTAACGAAGGAGAAGAGTTCACCCTGGAAGAAATCAAACTGGCAACAGGAATAG AGGATAGCGAACTGCGCCGGACGCTGCAGTCGCTTGCTTGTGGAAAAGCACGCGTCCTCACCAAAATCCCAAAAAGCAAAGATGTGGAGGATGGAGACAAGTTTTCTTGCAATAATGATTTCAAACACAAGCTCTTCAGGATCAAGATTAACCAGATTCAGATGAAAGAAACG GTGGAGGAACAAGCAAGCACAACAGAAAGAGTCTTTCAGGACCGTCAGTATCAAATCGATGCTGCTATTGTGCGGATCATGAAAATGAGGAAGACTCTGAGCCATAATCTCTTGATGTCTGAGGTTTACAACCAGCTCAAGTTCCCTGTTAAG CCTGCTGACCTAAAGAAGAGGATAGAGTCTCTCATTGACAGGGACTACATGGAGCGTGACAAGGAGAACTCCAACCAATACAACTATGTGGCCTAG
- the mcts1 gene encoding malignant T-cell-amplified sequence 1, with amino-acid sequence MFKKFDEKENVSNCIQLKTSVIKGIKNQLLEQFPDIEPWLNQIMPKKDPVKIVRCHEHIEILTVNGELLFFRQREGSFYPTLRLLHKYPFILPHQQVDKGAIKFVLSGANIMCPGLTSPGAKLYPAGADTVVAIMAEGKQHALCVGVMKMSAESIEKVNKGIGIENVHYLNDGLWHMKTYK; translated from the exons ATGTTTAAAAA aTTTGATGAGAAGGAAAATGTGTCCAACTGCATCCAGCTGAAAACCTCAGTGATCAAAGGCATCAAAAATCAGCTGTTGGAACAGTTTCCCGACATTGAGCCATGGCTCAATCAAATAATGCCAAAAAAGGACCCTGTCAAAATCGTGAGATG CCATGAACACATTGAAATCCTGACAGTGAATGGAGAGCTGCTTTTCTTCAGACAGAGAGAAGGATCATTCTACCCAACCCTAAGATTGTTGCATAAAT atcCTTTCATTCTACCACATCAGCAAGTAGACAAAGGTGCCATTAAATTTGTCTTAAGTGGTGCAAACATCATGTGTCCTGGGCTGACGTCACCAGGTGCTAAACTCTACCCTGCTGGAGCTGACACTGTAGTT GCCATTATGGCAGAGGGAAAACAGCACGCACTTTGTGTGGGTGTAATGAAAATGTCTGCAGAAAGCAT AGAAAAAGTCAACAAGGGAATTGGAATTGAGAATGTCCATTATCTGAATGATGGATTGTGGCACATGAAGACTTACAAATGA